From Triticum aestivum cultivar Chinese Spring chromosome 7B, IWGSC CS RefSeq v2.1, whole genome shotgun sequence:
cgcgaacatttttttaaagtcgcgaatattttttccaaattcatcgttcgcgaacatttttttagaGTCAcgtatattttttccaaattcacaTTCGCGAACATTTTTCTGAATTAATGAACATTTCTTACCGTTCATACAACTGGGTATCTTCGATGCCAaagattttcagattttttttattttactgttcatcgtACACTGTTCATCACGTGCAGAAATGATGCTCGGAACTTAAGGCTGTTTTACTGTTCACATTTCAATGTTTCATTGTTCATGTTTAACGCTGCCAGCTGGCCGGTTAGAGGGGGTCAGGGAGATTTTGGACCTGAATGACACACTTACTGCACTTCGAGGACTTGAATGACaattttcatagttcgaggacctacgtGACACCCCTGAAATAGTTCAAGGACCTACAATGCACTTCACTCAAAGTTAAAGGAGGACACCATCCACACACACTTTGCGAGTGTCATTGGCAGAGAGGCCAGACCCTGACCTAGGACTTCAATTGGAACAACCTTCACACCGAGCATGTGGACTTGATGCTTGACGGGAATCGATGACCCCTTCATGGAGGAGGAGGTCAAAAGGGCCATTGACGAGATGTCGGACGACAAAGCCTGGGTCTTATGGTTTACCTGCATCTTTTTTGAACTTTGTTAGGCCTCAATCAAGGATGATGTGATGCGGGGTCTTTCGCCATTTTACGACTTGCATTCTAAGAACTCCCAACTCTGCAAACATTGTCCTTTTGCCGAAGAAAGATGGGACGGAGGAGATTTTGGACCATAGGCATATAAGTCTCATTCCTGCCATTGCCAAAGTGCTTGCTTCGACTTGCCCCTTTCATGAACAACCTTGACTCCAACTCCAAAAGTGCATTCATAAAGAAGAGGAGCGTAcatgacaacttcatgtatgtCAGGCCAGACGCCTGCACAGAAATAAAAAGGCAACCTTGCTCTTCAAATTGGACATTCAAGACCTTCGACTCTGCTAGATGGGATTACATCCTCGATCTACTTCAGCGGAAGGGGCTGCCTAGTCGGTTCAGGGACTGGATCACCGCCTTGGTAGCCACATCTTCATCATGGGTCCTCTTCAACGGGAACCCCCCACCCCCCCAAGATCTTGCATGGGAGGGGGTTGCGGCAAGGCGACCCATGTCGATGTTGTTATTCGTTATCGCCATCGACCCCCTACAGCAAACCCTGAATGTTGCTACTAAGCACAACGTTCCGCACAAGACGGGTGGAAGAGGGGCCACCTTCTGCACCTCGCTTTATGTCGAGGACGCCGCTATCTTTGTTGCCCTCATCAAGCAGGACGTCCATAATCTGGCGACCATTTTGGGCTCTTTTGGTGAGGTGACCGGTCTTTCCACCAACTTTCAAGAGATCTCTATGGTTTCTATTTGTTGCAACAACCTCAACCTTGACGACATCCTGCAAAACTTATCAGCCATACGAGCTTCTTTCCCAGTCAAACATCTTGGCCTACCACTCTTCTCAAGAGAATGGACTTCCATCCGCTTGAGGATAAAAATGTGGCAAAGCTCCTTCCATGGCAGGGGAGGAATATCACTATGATTGGTCGAACTACTTTGGTCAAGTATGTCCTCACCTCGCAGACACTATATCATGTCACCCCTCTAGTCGTCATTCCTAGAGTTCTCAACAACATAAGAAGGTGGAGTGGGCTTTCCTTTGGTTGGCGGCGGACAAGACCTTGGGCACGAAATGCAAGGAGAATTGGGAAATTGGGTGCCACCCCACCTACCTTGACGGCCTTGGTGTTCTCCATCTTGAGAAATTTGCTAGGGCCTTGTCGTTGTGATGGCCATGGATTGAGCAGAACAACCCAACCAAGTTGTTGATTGGCATGGGCAGTCCCTTGTGACGTCGTGGGCATGGAGTTTTTCCATGTCTACACCTGCATCACCATAGGCAATGGGGCTAAGACGCCTTTTTGGGATGCGCCATGGCTGGATGGGAAGAGGCCAAATGACATTGCCCCCTTGTCCATATGGCCTGAAAGAGAAAGAAGTGGATTGTTCGCCAGGCCCTTGCTAGGAATGTGTGGATTAAACAAATCAAGTTGACCGAGGATTTTTTTTCTCATGGATCATCTTCTTGAGTACCCAGAGCTTTGGAGCATCCTCTCGCATGTTTAGCTTAACGATGTTCTGGAGGATGACATTTCTTGGAAGTTTGCGGCAAGAAGTATCTACTCGACCAAGTCTGCATACAAGGCTCAATTCCATGGCGTCACCCTCGCTTCAATGAACAAGACCATCCGGAAGACTTGAGCCCCTCCGAAGGTCAattttttattttatctttgcttGGTTAGCCATTCAGAATAGGATTTGGACCATCGATCGCCTAGCTAGGAGAGGATGACAAAATTCTGGACTTTGCGCATCTGCAAGAGGGCCAATGAGACGGCCATGCATCTTTTTTTCCGGGTGTCGCTTCACCATGATTGGTGTGAAGAATGACCCAAGGATTGACTTGGTTTGGACTCCCCTGAATTTATCTGTGTGGGCAGGTGAGAGAAACATCAAATCTTGGCGGACAAGCATGATAACCCTCAACATTGCAAACCGAAAGACGATGGCCTCCCTAACCATGCTTGTCTGCTGGACGCTCTGGAATGAGCGAAACGCTCATGTCTTCCAAAAGAAATCAAACTTTACCATGctgctccctccgttcctaaatataagtctttgtagagattccactataaactacatacggatgtatatagatgcattttaagggtggattcattcattttgctccgtatgtagtctatccagtggaatctctacaaagacttacatttaggaacggagggagtacatcctaAAGCTTATCGAGGAGGCTAAGATTTGGGTCATCTAGCAAAATAATTGGGTAATTTTATCTGCCACGAGAGTTAGAAGCCTTTCCTTTTGTATGTTTGATGTCGCTGTGCTCTTTTTTGAGCAGTAACTCTATATTAAtaaatgaggcaaatcttttgctttgatttaaaaaaaaatcagcTCCAATATGCCATGTTAATTCTCTACAGCGATCTCTTGAATTGATTTGCATGATGACGACAATTGATTAACAAAGAATAAAGCGATTGGTCATGAACGCAACAAAAGGATGTTTTCCGATGGATTATATCATGTGCTACCAGTAGAGTTTAGAAGACCTATTTGACTGTACTCTGACATCTAAGATGCACATCTAGAGTCAGAACTCAGGAGCAGGCTGCAGTTCACATCTAAATTGAACTTTCAATGGAATTTGGTTACCCACATCCGTACCAAAATGATAGAACATTATCAGCCTCATTTCAACGGTGCTCATCTCCTTACTTAAGCTACAACATGCTTGCTACCCATGGAACACCTCCTAGGTTTCGGACCTGTACACAGCGTCAGCTCTCGTTCTGCAGTCTGGCCTGATCTTGCAGAAACAGCAGCTGAAGAGTCCCTTGCGAGGCCGCGGAGCTCTGTGCTTGTCGTGCGGTTGGGACTTCCGAGAGGGTGCGCACGCACCACACGGTAGAATCTCAGAGAAACAGACACCGCGGCGACGACCTTTGACTTCGTCGACCTTTGGCATGCGCTCTCCAGCTCTTGAGGCGACATTCCCTGTAGTGGATGCTTCAGGAATGACAGAGATCTTCTGGTAGCTCAGGATCCTCGACTCCGCATCTCCTGCATCGCTATCTGCACCGTGAAGGCATCCCAGGATGTGAGATGCTTTCTCCTTGGGCTGTTGTCCTGGGAGCGGTGGCGAAGGGCACTCCCTTCTGGATGAAGCTACGGTTCTGCAGTCCGTGGCGACTGGATTCTGCGTCTGTTGATCTTCTCTGGATTGCATGACCAGGCTGACCGACGAATTCTTGGAAACAGTCCTATTGCTGATGGAGATTGGAGAAAGATTGATCCTGATGTCCACGTTGCACTTGAGCAAATTCTGCAGAGAAACCACAAGTGGCATCCAGAAGCTCTCTGATGTTGGTACCTCCTCAGGATGACAGAATTGTAACTCGGCAACTGCCACACCTGCAATCCGAAAATAAATAGAATGAAAATCTGACTTGAAACATCCTCAGCGGGCATGCAATGATGCTTATATAATATGTCACCATGATTGCTCAGACTGAATGCCAATTGCTACAGAAGATCAGAACTCTGAGCATAGTGCACGCGTTAAAAGAAACAAGGACTCTGCCCATGATGTACCATCTGATGGTGAACAATAACTTATTTTGGCAGGTGCGAACATTTGTTCAGTATGTGTTTTTTGGAATGCAGCATTGAGCAACTGGCTGGATAAAGATGTATGGTAGATCAACAGGAAAGAAGGGCTACATGAAGCAGGGACATGACTTAATAAGATAGAATGACAAATGAATCTTCTTTTGAAACAAAGTAAAAGTTCTAACACAGAGTTATATCAATTACCTTGGGTTGTGTACAGGGATGACAACTTTCCATCTTTCTGCAACAGATTATGAAGTGACTTAGATGTGCAGTTTTCAAGAGCCTTCATCCATATCGTCTCCAGTACATCTGGATCTCCTAAATTCATATCCAGACATCCAAGTTTGTTCTGGTAGCACAGATGAGAACTGGTCTCTAAGCTTTCATCTTTCAGGGCAGCAGCCCCGTCGTCTGCACAATTAATAGCATGATTATCAGAAAAATAGACACCTGTAATCAGAGATTTGTTTCATAATGATATTTGATATAGGGAACAATTTGAGATATTCGGCATTAATGCAGCATGCCTTTTTCAGACAGAGAACACGAGGTACCTGTTTGACTCTCTGTGAACATGCTTGAAACTGCAGTATCATCTAGGGCTTCTAGGCAGTAAGGCTCTCTCATATTGAACTGTAACAGAGCGGCGGTGAGCCAAGTGGACTGGTTCTTCGTGGTTTTCAATTGCTTTTCGGTTTCAGAAAGTATTTCCAGCGCATTCCTAAGTTTGTGCACGTCCACATCAGCAGCTGAGAAGTTGCACAGACAGGGTTAGACAGATATGGAAATAATAGATCCATGTACACTGTAAGCTTATATACACACATAGGGATAGTGCTATAAATCATCAACAAAATCGCAGATTTGTGTGCCGCTATGTCTCATGTAGCTCGCACAACTTTAAAGTTTGCCTAGGAAGGGAAGTGCACGTACATGTATTTTTGCCAGTAACTTTCCTAACTTCTGAAGAATCTGAGGGTTGCTTCGCAGCTAAAATATCCATGATAAGATTTGCAAGCTGAGCCAATAGCTGCATGGGATCGACCTTTGAACTCAAAAGCTCCCTAGCCCTCCGAACAATGGTAGCAGCATCTGATGACATAGACAGATTAAGAAGATCAAGCAACTCTTCATCTGAGACATCACCTATCTGCCAAAATATAATTGGAGGTTATTTATAGGTTCAAAGAAGAAAAAAGGATAACATATTTTCTGATGATATATATGAAGCTAGAAAGCTTGAGTAAATCAACTTACTAGGTCGTATGTTACTGATTTGCTGATCCTTTTTCCGAGCAGAGTTAATTGGTCAAGCATTTGAACTGCATCCCGAATGGAACCACTTGCCTTGCGAGCAAGAAGCTCCAGCGCTTCGGCTTCGAACTCCATACCTTCTTTTGTGCAAATCTTGCTCAACCGGCGGACAATATCTGCATCATCTATCTTGCAAAACCTATAGCTCTGGCACCATCCAGCGGAGTTGCTTGGTAGTTTATCGATGTCGGATGTTATCATGACAAATATTGAGCTTGCAGGGATCCCTTCAAGGCTACTGTAGATGGAGTACCATCCCTCCTTATCCATATGTTGGCAATCATCTACAATAAGTACCTTGAAGTGCGAAGAAGCAGGAATTTCACAGGCATTCCTGAGCAAGACAGCAACTCTAGATTTGCAATCCAGTTTGGAAGCATCAACCTCTACCACACTGTTGCTGTTTCCTGAGAATATGGCCACGCATTCCTCGCAGTGCCCACAAGGTTGGTTCCCACCTGGAGAGAGGCAATTCAGCGCCGCTGCAAATACCCTAGCCGCGGATGTCTTGCCAATGCCGTGCGGGCCGTGGAGGAGATAGATTGGAGCAAGCTTTCCTTGAGAAACAGCGTTTGAAAGAGACTGTGCAACAACATTCTGTCCAGCCAGCTCAGAGAAAGACTTTGGCCGGTACTTCTGGAGCAAGCTTCTTGCGCCTTCCTGGGGCTCACTCCGGCCGAGCTCTTCCCCTTCAATCACCAGAGAGAAAGCCCTGTCCTTGGCAGCTCTCGACATCCCGGGGATCGCAGAGCAGCAGTTCTGGTTATGAAGCGCCGCCTTCACCCGCGCGTTGGCCTTGATTATGTTGATCGGAGAGTTGGCGAGGCGGCCGCCaaactcctccctcctcctctggaCATGATCATACATGTTGTAGCTGAAGCTGTGCCTGCCGTAATTGCTTGCCTCCACGTCATCTTCCTCGAGGGAACACCCCTCCCAGATGGTCTTCTTGGCCGAGAACTTGGCCAGCGAGTTGGTGTCTGGGTCCCTCAGAGATCTGGACCTCATGACAGCGACCAGAGCCCTCGAAATCGGGATATCAACCGAATGCCTCCTCCCCTCAATCATCTTGCAAAGCTTCCGCAGGCTGATAAGACTGCAGACAGCTGAATCCTGCAATGCTGACGAGTCTTTAGGAACAATGTTGACTTGTGACAAGGAAAGCACATGCATTGCACGCTAACACGAAATTTTGAAACATGAAGCAGATTCCCCATCTAAAATTTCCATCTATTTTTAGATATTTGGTAACAGGAAATGCAGGCCGTGGACCGCGATTTTTCAGGAAACAGACTCCCTCCCGCTGCGATTTACCCTAACAGCATTTACCGCGCAGACAATCAATCTTGGGAGCAGAAAAGGATAGAAATTGGGTGTACGGTTTTGAGCAAATCAATCTTGCACtggtaaaaaaaaagagagagagaactcgcaaagaagaagaaacaaaatcGTAAATGCAGAACGCATCTGAGAAGAGAAAACAAGAGGAGAGAAAAAACAACCTGGGAATTGAGGTTCTTGGAAGAAAAACCTGGCAGCGGGGGGATTTAAAAAAGGGAGACGGGAGCGCAATTCCCCATAGAGGAATGCACCtcaaagaaggaaaagaaaacgaAGAATCAGAGCATCTCGGCGACACGCGAACCGAACAACCAGAAGGAAACCAAGCAGGAACAGAAGAGGGAAGGTCGGGATTCGAACCGAAAGAAAGCTTACCCTACGTCCCTACCACCGCGAAgccggccaccgccaccgccgccgccgacgaggagAGGAAAACCGGCACAGCCTTTAGGCACCGCCACCGCCACGCTCCAGTTCGCTCCCGGTAtttaccaccaccgccgccgccaccgcattaATAACGCGAGCGAAGCGGAGGGAGGCGGGGTGGAGGGGCCGCAGGAGCAAGAAGAAGACGAGGGGCAGCGCAGTGGCAGGGCGCGTAAATTCGCCCGAAGTCGACGGATGGTTAGCCCCGCGAGGCCTGGGTGGAGACTGGAGTAGAGGAAATCGGAGGCCGGCCGCGCCTCGGGCTGCGTGCCATCGCTCATCGGTGGCTTTACAGCCGTAGATTGGTGTGAACAGCAGGGGCATGCTCGTCTTTTACCGAGAGGATTGCGCGGCTCCGTCACGGCCGAATCATAACGGACGGGGCAGTGGCCGTGCGCCGAGTCCATGACAGGTTGGACCCGGGCCCACGCGTCGGCGACCGAGGGGCGCGTGAGGATGGCGTCAGATTTACTGTTGCTGATGGCGGGGGCGGGGGCTCGTGACCCCACCGCTTCTCTGTGCTCTGCTCGTCCTTTGCTCATCCTTTACTGCCAGAATAACTCTGTTTCGCCCAAAAGCAAAATTTGGCTTTCCTGGCGTGGCCTCGTTTTTGTTTCCTGCGTAAATTGCACATCAAACGGCAATCACAGTACCGTTTGAAACGCCGGGTTTCCTTATTTGTTTGACAGCACGCAATTGCCCTTGTACCCCTGTTTTTGTCCAACTGCACGCACGCTCGCTCGCACGGATGGTTGCCGAATCCGGAGTACAATTCTGAAGATTTGTGGAGATCAATCAAGAGGAAATTATGTGTTTCAGACGGACATGTATATTATGATGGCACAAGATCGTCTTTTCCCATCCGAGGGCATCTCATCATCGtctgatttttttgtttttgtagGAGTAGTTGATTTGTTTATCATCTGATTTGGAGCCTACCCATGTTATGGAATTGTGATGGTTGCACTGTTCTCTGTTTTGTATGCAATGCAGCACCCACCTTGAGCATTTGTTTCTTGTGCCAGGAGATGGAGGGTGGAATGGATGTCTGGGACCTTCTTTTTCTCTAGAGCACATGTTCGCGGTATTATTTATCTCTCTCTTCTTTTAACGGGGATACGACACAGGGGGGCCAAGGTTAGTTAGGTGCGGCGATGTGTTTACTCGTTTTCTAATCACCATTTCATTACTACTGCTAGTGATTAGGCAACGAAGGCAGGGCGCTGGTGATGAGCTAGTAGTCTCGACTCTGCTCGCTGCGCTGCTGAAACAAATGTTGGCTTTAATCATGAGATTAGCCCGCCATTTAAGATATGATCGCATCATCGTGCCCGAATCTACAGGGTAAGCACTCCCAAATCAGACAGTTCCTCGTGCTTATCTTTTTCTTTGAAAAATAATACTATGAAGTTTAGCCGGCCTGTGTTCTTAATCATGCTAGATCAGTACAGTAGGCTCCTGTGATTAAAAACAGGAGCCTGGCTAGCCTAACAGCGACGGTGTGCGTAGCTATCCGTGAAAAGGTCCCACTTTTGGTTTGACCCTTGGTTTGGCTTCCATACAACCTATGGTCTAGGAGCAAACAGTGCTGAGCACGACACTAACATCTTGTGATACTGCATGCTCCTTCACCTCGATATAGGCACTTTCTTATGGGTACTAGTAATTCATTTGAGTATTAAGCTAGTAGATAAAATGAATCAGCTTGACAAAGTATAATCGACAAAGTGCGGCGCTTCTACAGTGGGAATTGCTGGACTGGGCTGGGATGGAATCCCATGCATGCAATTCCGCTACGGACACATGCCAGCAAAAGCTGGAAAAGAATCCTCTATCTTTCTCCCATCTCCATGCTCCATGCCACCTCTCTCTCCCATTTTCCCTCTACCATCTTGTTTGTGAAGAAGATGCACATGCACGCGCTGTGAAAGTCTGCAGTACAGAGAGAAGGGGGCCGTGTGTCGCGCTGTGTGTGGACTGTTGGAGCAGACAGGACAACAAGTGTTCCATCCATCCATCTGTCCACGACACGGCAAATGGCAAGGGTAAAATCCACCTTTCTTCAAGACACAAGAGAACCCCTCTTTACTGAACTGGATCGACTGCTTTGTATAGCAATGCTGCGGCTACAGTGGAAGATCTCCATGGAGGCAGCAGACGCAAGATTTTGTCAGGGCGTAAACGCGCCATCAATGGAGTACTTTCCTGTCATTTGTAGGAGGACACCGGTCCTTGTTCTGAATCTCCGGGGAGAAATTTATGGACGGGGGTAGACTTGAGGTTCAGAATCACATGGACCACTCCACCTCCAGTTTTAAACAACTAAATCGGCCAGCCACGTTTCTGTGAAGAGGAAAGTGTATTTTTCACTGTAAACCCGTTTTTGATGAATCTGTTAAATTATGATCTAAATTCTAGTATcgtgttggactagacgtagtacaaacggtgtgggcctttgcgttgacgtcgacgcgtacgagtacaactcgtttacttgtcctccaaggactctcatgtattgccctcttatataccccatgtagtcgcacctcagacgacctgtcgtctcgtgcttgtaatactcctccattatagtgattgcgccttcgtgcgtccgtgcttttctcccgcaagggttttcacgtaaaaatccgtgtctctttgTCTTGTTATTATTTAACAGTGGTATACAGAGCTAAGGTTCATATACGAGATTTGAGACGAGGACATTAGGGT
This genomic window contains:
- the LOC123159131 gene encoding protein STICHEL-like 2, coding for MIEGRRHSVDIPISRALVAVMRSRSLRDPDTNSLAKFSAKKTIWEGCSLEEDDVEASNYGRHSFSYNMYDHVQRRREEFGGRLANSPINIIKANARVKAALHNQNCCSAIPGMSRAAKDRAFSLVIEGEELGRSEPQEGARSLLQKYRPKSFSELAGQNVVAQSLSNAVSQGKLAPIYLLHGPHGIGKTSAARVFAAALNCLSPGGNQPCGHCEECVAIFSGNSNSVVEVDASKLDCKSRVAVLLRNACEIPASSHFKVLIVDDCQHMDKEGWYSIYSSLEGIPASSIFVMITSDIDKLPSNSAGWCQSYRFCKIDDADIVRRLSKICTKEGMEFEAEALELLARKASGSIRDAVQMLDQLTLLGKRISKSVTYDLIGDVSDEELLDLLNLSMSSDAATIVRRARELLSSKVDPMQLLAQLANLIMDILAAKQPSDSSEVRKVTGKNTSADVDVHKLRNALEILSETEKQLKTTKNQSTWLTAALLQFNMREPYCLEALDDTAVSSMFTESQTDDGAAALKDESLETSSHLCYQNKLGCLDMNLGDPDVLETIWMKALENCTSKSLHNLLQKDGKLSSLYTTQGVAVAELQFCHPEEVPTSESFWMPLVVSLQNLLKCNVDIRINLSPISISNRTVSKNSSVSLVMQSREDQQTQNPVATDCRTVASSRRECPSPPLPGQQPKEKASHILGCLHGADSDAGDAESRILSYQKISVIPEASTTGNVASRAGERMPKVDEVKGRRRGVCFSEILPCGACAPSRKSQPHDKHRAPRPRKGLFSCCFCKIRPDCRTRADAVYRSET